Proteins encoded within one genomic window of Polyangium spumosum:
- a CDS encoding alpha/beta hydrolase family protein, with amino-acid sequence MRLPRLAFLAGLGLVSCASPEPPKPVPVPPAALVPPPVEPPEAPAPEPAAEAAAGITLEQLLDVHRATAPRALGREKFLFLSDAPGTMQIFSASLDAAPTAEPTAPVQLTKFPDRVVALRLAPGGKGAVFLKDKGGDENFQIHWLDLAAGDKPEATQALSDAPKVRHTLPVFDDAGKRFTFTSNARNGKDMDLYVEALPAKKETFGKKPVVALSGSHAVADFLGDRVIVSEMRSGFDQDLWLIDAKNASKKLLTKHKGDERWVSPRFTRDGKSLLVLTDRGREFLSLVALDVATGKVTPVLELDHDVQDLDLPSYTSRKAEAGQPEDIVALTVNVDGVEEVHVVTLDAKRKVVSKKKTDLGGVVSSLDLAPAGDVAFVGLERPNLPTEVYRVDVATGAVTRATKSHHAGIDTSRLVPAELITMKASDGKTISFFYYQTPPNAGEKRPVVISVHGGPEGQAQPNFSPLVQWLALSGYAVAAPNVRGSTGYGKSFSHLDDKEKREDSVRDLSEVGKFIAARPDVDPARIALLGGSYGGYMVLAGLTLYPDQWAAGVDIVGIANFRTFLEQTAPYRRHLREAEYGSLAKDGAFLDRVSPIHKVDRIKAPLMVVHGTRDPRVPIGEARQIAEAVKKRGLPVELLTFEDEGHGIAKRKNRLVAFPAMVDFLDKHVKAKASP; translated from the coding sequence ATGCGCCTCCCGCGTCTCGCCTTCCTCGCGGGCCTCGGCCTCGTCTCCTGCGCCTCGCCGGAGCCGCCGAAGCCCGTGCCCGTCCCTCCTGCTGCCCTCGTGCCTCCTCCGGTCGAGCCTCCCGAGGCCCCGGCGCCCGAGCCCGCCGCCGAGGCTGCCGCGGGCATCACGCTCGAGCAGCTCCTCGACGTGCACCGCGCGACGGCCCCGCGCGCGCTCGGCCGCGAAAAATTCCTGTTCCTCTCGGACGCGCCGGGCACGATGCAGATCTTCTCGGCCTCGCTCGACGCGGCGCCCACGGCCGAGCCGACGGCCCCGGTGCAGCTCACGAAGTTCCCCGATCGCGTCGTGGCCCTCCGGCTCGCGCCCGGCGGCAAAGGCGCAGTGTTCCTCAAGGACAAGGGCGGAGACGAGAACTTCCAGATCCACTGGCTCGACCTCGCGGCCGGCGACAAGCCCGAGGCGACGCAGGCGCTCTCGGACGCGCCCAAGGTCCGGCACACGCTCCCCGTCTTCGACGACGCCGGCAAGCGCTTCACGTTCACCTCGAACGCGCGCAACGGCAAGGACATGGACCTCTACGTCGAGGCGCTGCCCGCGAAGAAAGAGACGTTCGGCAAGAAGCCCGTCGTCGCATTGTCTGGCAGCCACGCGGTCGCCGACTTCCTCGGCGATCGCGTGATCGTCAGCGAGATGCGCTCCGGCTTCGATCAAGACCTCTGGCTCATCGACGCGAAGAACGCCTCGAAGAAGCTGCTCACCAAGCACAAGGGTGACGAGCGCTGGGTCTCGCCGCGCTTCACGCGGGACGGCAAGTCCTTGCTCGTGCTCACCGATCGGGGCCGCGAGTTCCTCTCGCTCGTCGCGCTCGACGTGGCGACGGGCAAGGTCACGCCGGTGCTCGAGCTCGACCACGACGTGCAGGACCTCGACCTCCCGTCGTACACGAGCCGCAAGGCCGAGGCCGGGCAGCCCGAGGACATCGTGGCGCTCACGGTCAACGTCGACGGCGTCGAGGAGGTGCACGTCGTCACGCTCGACGCGAAGCGCAAGGTCGTGTCGAAGAAAAAGACCGACCTCGGCGGCGTGGTGTCGAGCCTCGATCTCGCGCCGGCCGGGGACGTCGCCTTCGTCGGCCTCGAGCGCCCGAACCTCCCGACCGAGGTCTACCGCGTCGACGTCGCGACAGGCGCCGTCACGCGGGCGACGAAGAGCCACCACGCGGGCATCGACACGTCCAGGCTCGTCCCGGCCGAGCTCATCACGATGAAGGCCTCCGACGGGAAGACGATCTCGTTTTTTTATTACCAGACGCCCCCGAACGCGGGCGAGAAGCGGCCCGTCGTGATCTCGGTGCACGGCGGCCCCGAGGGTCAGGCGCAGCCGAACTTCAGCCCGCTCGTGCAATGGCTCGCGCTCTCCGGGTATGCGGTGGCGGCGCCGAACGTGCGCGGCTCGACGGGTTACGGCAAATCCTTCTCCCACCTCGACGACAAGGAGAAGCGCGAGGACTCCGTCCGGGACCTCTCCGAGGTCGGCAAGTTCATCGCGGCGCGCCCCGACGTCGACCCTGCCCGGATCGCGCTCCTCGGCGGCAGCTACGGCGGGTACATGGTCCTCGCCGGGCTCACGCTTTACCCCGATCAATGGGCGGCCGGCGTCGACATCGTGGGCATCGCCAATTTCCGCACCTTCCTCGAGCAGACCGCGCCTTATCGCCGCCACCTCCGCGAGGCCGAGTATGGCTCGCTGGCGAAGGACGGCGCCTTCCTCGACCGCGTGAGCCCCATCCACAAGGTCGACCGCATCAAGGCCCCGCTCATGGTCGTGCACGGCACGCGTGATCCCCGCGTCCCCATCGGCGAGGCGCGGCAGATCGCCGAGGCCGTGAAGAAGCGCGGCCTGCCCGTCGAGCTCTTGACCTTCGAGGACGAGGGTCACGGCATCGCGAAGCGCAAGAACCGCCTCGTCGCCTTCCCCGCGATGGTCGATTTCCTCGACAAACACGTCAAGGCCAAGGCCTCGCCCTGA
- a CDS encoding RipA family octameric membrane protein, whose protein sequence is MHDAPPAEVLVVAAPSQDGRASRIIERLEERGLHAKRWPDDDDGADPARSLARAGKAAAAIVLLADGSFAAGKIGAPEELVPALVKLTDKLLLVAVDRAALAPLVDLRADVLPARGGLAELDEGAARDVERHVAHEVLAEVDRSHAPERTDAFDEYRLLFDSTERLVERRRGTTQTFLTVNAGLSAVVAFLVKDLALEGARLALVTIPLFLIGVLACRLWKRTILQYEALVDWRYRQLRRMERRRFVGSYRLFTREWEGLYAPRAKKRFGFSELEATVPTTFLALYALGLLFALASLAGLLDRLLP, encoded by the coding sequence ATGCACGACGCACCGCCGGCCGAGGTCCTCGTCGTCGCTGCTCCGAGCCAGGACGGACGCGCCTCCCGGATCATCGAGCGGCTCGAGGAGCGCGGCCTCCACGCGAAGCGCTGGCCCGACGACGACGACGGCGCCGATCCCGCGCGCTCGCTCGCCCGCGCCGGCAAGGCCGCCGCCGCGATCGTCCTGCTCGCCGACGGCAGCTTCGCCGCCGGCAAGATCGGCGCGCCCGAGGAGCTCGTCCCCGCGCTCGTGAAGCTCACGGACAAACTCCTGCTCGTCGCCGTCGACAGGGCCGCGCTCGCCCCGCTCGTCGACCTGCGCGCCGATGTCCTGCCCGCGCGCGGGGGCCTCGCGGAGCTCGACGAGGGCGCGGCGCGGGACGTCGAGCGCCACGTCGCGCACGAGGTCCTCGCCGAGGTGGATCGATCCCACGCGCCCGAGCGCACCGACGCCTTCGACGAGTACCGCCTGCTCTTCGACAGCACCGAGCGCCTCGTCGAGCGCAGGCGCGGCACCACGCAGACGTTCCTCACGGTGAACGCGGGGCTCTCGGCGGTCGTCGCCTTCCTCGTCAAGGACCTCGCGCTCGAGGGCGCGCGCCTCGCGCTCGTGACGATCCCGCTCTTCTTGATCGGCGTGCTCGCTTGCCGCCTCTGGAAGCGCACGATCCTCCAGTACGAGGCCCTCGTCGACTGGCGCTACCGCCAGCTCCGGCGCATGGAGCGGCGGCGCTTCGTCGGCAGCTATCGCCTCTTCACCCGCGAGTGGGAGGGCCTCTACGCGCCACGCGCGAAGAAGCGCTTCGGCTTCTCGGAGCTCGAGGCCACGGTGCCGACCACCTTCCTCGCGCTCTACGCCCTCGGCCTGCTGTTCGCGCTCGCCTCCCTCGCCGGTCTGCTCGATCGCCTGCTGCCCTGA
- a CDS encoding protein adenylyltransferase SelO family protein, whose product MPLPPRYRPSPRISSLGEGFADVVAPARFPARTLRFRNQRWASRLGLGELDAEAWERHFARLEPLPDNLPAPLALRYHGHQFDVYNPHLGDGRGFLLAQLEDPEDGRLLDFGTKGSGTTPWSRGGDGRLTLKGGVREVLAAEMLEALAVPTSKAFSLFETHEALFRGDEPSPTRSSVLVRLSHGHIRFGTFQRHAYHRDAARLSKLLDFCVTHYVPEAAGGAEPAVRFVEAVARRSARLVARWSAAGFVHGVLNSDNMNITGESFDYGPYRFLPTLDPSFIAAYFDHTGLYAFGQQARAVAVNLTRLADALRLVAPQAAFAPAVRAFEPALREARSAAFLSRMGLSPSDPDIDASLTEAIELFLEESGAPFDPFFFDWYGGAASEARARASEAARFYQGERFDALRSLIDLYAPARPEALSHPYFQGDGPCSLLIDEIESIWHAIDAHDDWGPFEAKVAAIRRMGEALGAEAPAG is encoded by the coding sequence ATGCCCCTCCCCCCCCGCTACCGCCCCTCCCCCCGGATTTCGTCGCTCGGCGAAGGCTTCGCCGACGTCGTCGCGCCCGCCCGTTTCCCCGCCCGCACGCTCCGCTTTCGTAACCAGCGCTGGGCCAGCCGCCTCGGCCTGGGCGAGCTCGACGCGGAGGCATGGGAGCGTCACTTCGCGCGCCTCGAGCCCTTGCCGGACAACCTGCCCGCGCCGCTCGCGTTGCGTTACCACGGGCATCAGTTCGACGTGTACAACCCTCACCTCGGCGACGGGCGCGGGTTTCTCCTGGCCCAGCTCGAGGATCCCGAGGACGGAAGGCTGCTCGATTTCGGCACGAAGGGCAGCGGGACGACGCCCTGGTCGCGCGGCGGCGACGGGCGCCTCACGCTGAAGGGCGGCGTGCGCGAGGTCCTCGCCGCGGAGATGCTGGAGGCGCTCGCCGTGCCCACGTCGAAGGCGTTCTCCCTGTTCGAGACCCACGAGGCTTTGTTCCGCGGCGACGAACCCTCCCCCACCCGCTCGTCCGTCCTCGTCCGCCTCTCGCACGGCCACATCCGCTTCGGCACGTTCCAGCGGCACGCCTATCACCGCGACGCGGCGCGCCTGTCGAAGCTGCTCGATTTCTGCGTCACCCATTACGTGCCCGAGGCGGCCGGAGGCGCCGAGCCGGCCGTCCGGTTCGTCGAGGCGGTGGCGCGGCGCTCGGCCCGGCTCGTCGCGCGCTGGAGCGCCGCGGGGTTCGTCCACGGCGTCCTGAACAGCGACAACATGAACATCACGGGCGAGAGCTTCGATTATGGCCCGTACCGGTTCTTGCCCACGCTCGATCCCTCGTTCATCGCCGCCTATTTCGATCACACGGGCCTCTATGCCTTCGGGCAGCAGGCGCGCGCCGTGGCGGTCAACCTGACGCGCCTCGCCGACGCGTTGCGCCTCGTGGCCCCCCAGGCCGCGTTCGCCCCGGCCGTGCGCGCGTTCGAGCCGGCGCTGCGCGAGGCGCGCTCGGCCGCGTTCCTCTCCCGGATGGGCCTCTCGCCCTCGGATCCCGACATCGACGCGAGCCTGACGGAGGCGATCGAGCTCTTCCTGGAGGAGAGCGGGGCCCCCTTCGACCCATTCTTCTTCGACTGGTACGGCGGCGCCGCGAGCGAGGCGCGGGCCCGGGCGAGCGAGGCCGCGCGGTTTTACCAAGGTGAACGATTCGACGCGCTGCGGAGCCTCATCGACCTCTATGCGCCCGCCCGCCCCGAGGCGCTCTCGCACCCGTATTTCCAGGGCGACGGGCCGTGCTCGTTGCTCATCGACGAGATCGAGTCGATATGGCACGCGATCGACGCGCACGACGACTGGGGGCCCTTCGAGGCGAAGGTCGCGGCGATTCGTCGAATGGGGGAGGCGCTGGGGGCGGAGGCGCCGGCGGGGTGA
- a CDS encoding serine/threonine-protein kinase: protein MSPSSHKPPPASARSPGDAAITGAEQSPEAEARSMAETQDAPRSGEPRSTPPRSAPPEASPATTYLAGDVIAGKYRLSKVLGEGGMGAVWLAKNLTLDIDVAVKLIRREFATAEASQRLLQEARAAARIGHPSIVRVFDFGTTEQKDPFIVMEVLHGESLGETISRRRRLSPAAAVRTLLPVASALAAAHAKGIVHRDLKPDNVLLVTDDRGAVVPKIVDFGIAKLHHEEVVRTTTQAGVILGSPHYMSPEQACGRSDVDHRTDIWAFCVMLYEVTAGVKPYDGSNYNALLSAILLRDPEPWSEHQVDDEELWAIVQRGLAKEVDDRWQTMRELGAALAAWAQSHGVETDAAGNSLRAHWLEPEEHRPLSDRPPTSVVQPSSPRPRMISERELPPPVDLDGDPAAEDLDAEADPNAVHPPSSVPLPTTSTRPPERRSAALWIGPIALAVGAASAGAWIYVQGDGSAPSAASARAPSALTAPLTSDPEAKPTIHAASPPEGALPSATPPPSAEPASSATSKPATPSPAPSTSAPIAPRPSSKPGPAPMPVPKNPDF from the coding sequence ATGTCGCCTTCGTCCCACAAGCCGCCGCCCGCGTCCGCTCGATCGCCGGGCGACGCCGCGATCACGGGCGCAGAGCAGAGCCCGGAGGCCGAGGCGCGATCCATGGCCGAGACGCAGGACGCGCCGCGCTCGGGCGAGCCCCGATCGACGCCGCCGCGCTCCGCGCCGCCCGAGGCATCCCCCGCGACGACGTACCTCGCCGGTGACGTGATCGCCGGGAAGTACCGGCTCTCGAAGGTCCTCGGCGAGGGCGGCATGGGCGCCGTATGGCTCGCGAAGAACCTCACGCTCGACATCGACGTCGCCGTCAAGCTCATCCGGCGCGAGTTCGCGACCGCCGAGGCGTCGCAGCGCCTCCTGCAGGAGGCGCGGGCCGCGGCGCGCATCGGGCACCCGTCGATCGTGCGCGTGTTCGACTTCGGCACGACGGAGCAGAAGGACCCGTTCATCGTGATGGAGGTCCTGCACGGCGAGTCGCTCGGCGAGACGATCTCGCGCAGGCGCAGGCTCTCGCCCGCCGCCGCCGTGCGTACGCTCCTGCCCGTGGCGAGCGCGCTCGCGGCCGCGCACGCGAAGGGCATCGTGCACCGCGATCTCAAGCCCGACAACGTCCTGCTCGTCACCGACGATCGCGGCGCGGTCGTGCCCAAGATCGTGGACTTCGGCATCGCGAAGCTGCACCACGAGGAGGTCGTGCGCACGACGACGCAGGCCGGCGTGATCCTCGGCAGCCCGCACTACATGTCGCCCGAGCAGGCGTGTGGCCGCAGCGACGTCGATCATCGCACCGACATCTGGGCGTTCTGCGTGATGCTCTACGAGGTCACGGCGGGCGTGAAGCCGTACGACGGCTCGAACTACAACGCGCTGCTCAGCGCGATCCTGCTGCGTGATCCGGAGCCGTGGTCCGAGCACCAGGTCGACGACGAGGAGCTCTGGGCGATCGTGCAGCGCGGCCTCGCGAAGGAGGTCGACGATCGCTGGCAGACGATGCGCGAGCTCGGCGCCGCGCTCGCCGCGTGGGCGCAGAGCCACGGCGTGGAGACCGACGCCGCGGGCAACTCCCTGCGCGCCCACTGGCTCGAGCCCGAGGAGCATCGGCCGCTCTCCGACAGGCCGCCGACATCCGTGGTGCAACCCTCCTCGCCGCGGCCACGCATGATCTCCGAGCGCGAGCTGCCGCCGCCCGTGGACCTCGACGGCGATCCCGCCGCGGAGGACCTCGACGCGGAGGCCGACCCGAACGCCGTGCACCCGCCTTCGAGCGTGCCGCTCCCGACGACGAGCACGAGGCCACCCGAGCGGCGCTCGGCTGCGCTCTGGATCGGGCCGATCGCGCTCGCGGTGGGCGCGGCCTCGGCGGGCGCGTGGATCTACGTGCAGGGGGATGGCTCGGCGCCGAGCGCGGCGAGCGCGCGCGCGCCGTCGGCCCTCACCGCGCCGCTCACGAGCGACCCCGAGGCGAAGCCCACGATCCACGCGGCGTCGCCTCCCGAGGGCGCGCTCCCCTCCGCGACGCCGCCCCCGAGCGCGGAGCCTGCTTCGAGCGCGACCAGCAAGCCGGCGACGCCCTCGCCCGCGCCGAGCACGAGCGCGCCGATCGCCCCGAGGCCCTCCAGCAAGCCGGGCCCTGCGCCAATGCCCGTCCCCAAGAACCCCGACTTCTGA
- a CDS encoding PEGA domain-containing protein, producing the protein MIPRRLFTSLVLAAVLLGHAPARAQSPADVALARELFREGATLAEGGRWAEARERYARSLALKRAPLTLYSLGVASREVGRLVEALESFRAFLVEMDPENATHKSYEQPARDAITALEKRVGRLDLRIVPAGPRALAVRVDGLDVPQAALGLPRIVDPGEHGIVVRAEGYREAKATAKVGEGEQIKVTVKLEPIHAKGPGPVKPPIVEGPEPERPIAPIVLLAGGAVAFASGLTVGLIGVQKASDAPVQDGPEAAEARRLALAGDIVGSVGILAAGAGAAMLLLGKPQDTPAESSGISVKPFVTPTGVGLVGRF; encoded by the coding sequence GTGATCCCGAGGCGCCTCTTCACGTCCCTCGTCCTCGCCGCCGTGCTCCTCGGCCACGCGCCCGCGCGCGCGCAGAGCCCCGCGGACGTCGCCCTCGCGCGTGAGCTCTTCCGCGAAGGCGCCACGCTCGCGGAGGGTGGGCGCTGGGCCGAGGCGCGCGAGCGATACGCGCGCTCGCTCGCCTTGAAGCGCGCGCCGCTCACCCTCTACAGCCTCGGCGTCGCGAGCCGCGAGGTCGGCCGCCTCGTCGAGGCGCTCGAGAGCTTCCGCGCCTTCCTCGTGGAGATGGATCCCGAGAACGCGACCCACAAGTCGTACGAGCAGCCCGCGCGTGACGCCATCACGGCGCTCGAGAAGCGCGTGGGCCGCCTCGACCTGCGCATCGTCCCCGCCGGGCCACGCGCGCTCGCCGTGCGCGTCGACGGCCTCGACGTCCCGCAGGCGGCGCTCGGCTTGCCGCGGATCGTCGATCCGGGCGAGCACGGCATCGTCGTGCGCGCCGAGGGCTACCGCGAGGCCAAGGCCACGGCCAAGGTCGGCGAGGGCGAGCAGATCAAGGTCACCGTGAAGCTCGAGCCGATCCACGCGAAGGGCCCTGGGCCCGTGAAGCCTCCGATCGTCGAGGGCCCCGAGCCCGAGCGGCCGATCGCGCCCATCGTCCTGCTCGCGGGTGGCGCCGTGGCCTTCGCGTCGGGCCTGACCGTCGGGTTGATTGGTGTTCAAAAGGCCTCGGACGCCCCCGTGCAGGACGGCCCCGAGGCGGCGGAGGCGCGCAGGCTCGCGCTCGCGGGGGACATCGTCGGCAGCGTCGGCATCCTCGCCGCGGGCGCGGGGGCCGCGATGCTCCTCCTGGGCAAGCCCCAGGACACGCCCGCCGAGTCCTCCGGGATCTCCGTCAAGCCGTTCGTCACGCCGACCGGGGTTGGGCTCGTCGGGCGCTTTTGA